The following coding sequences are from one Nicotiana tabacum cultivar K326 unplaced genomic scaffold, ASM71507v2 Un00128, whole genome shotgun sequence window:
- the LOC107772665 gene encoding vicilin-like seed storage protein At2g28490 yields the protein MGKRKSLLLLVLVLFSALVSSVGGHWREREEGEESEQRTQGEKWFLLRHLHDVVKTEAGVMKLVKGGYRRGTSFHSPMHIGFISMEPNSLFIPQYLDSNLLLFVHHGEARVGHIYRDELAERSLKPGDVYTIPAGSAFYLENRVENQRLHIICSIDVTSESMGWHAFQSFFIGGGIYPTSIIAGFDHSTLSTALNVSAAELSTFLTRQSSGPIVHLSGSHHTHIWSKFLAQEPHKRLAHLKRIANFEEETIPKEEESTWSLRKFLFTLLNREDVVERVNHKAPSAYNLYNRKADFKNEFGWSKKLDESNYSPLKISGNGVYLVNLSPGSMMAPHVNPTAIEYGIVLKGTGRVQIVYPNGTLAMNARVREGDVFWVPRYFPFCQIASTNGPFEFFGFTTSARRNHQQFLVGKNSLMQSLRGPEFAAAFGISEKRLKRIANAQSEQVILPSSSPASPHHYKATEPERKKMVKFEKMIGSFGNDMIMGFD from the exons ATGGGAAAGAGAAAGAGTCTGCTGCTATTAGTGCTGGTACTTTTCTCTGCACTAGTGTCCTCTGTTGGTGGGCATTGGAGAGAAAGAGAAGAGGGAGAAGAAAGTGAGCAAAGAACACAAGGAGAAAAATGGTTTTTGCTACGTCACTTACATGATGTAGTGAAAACTGAAGCAGGGGTCATGAAATTGGTGAAAGGTGGATATCGCAGAGGAACATCTTTCCATAGTCCAATGCATATTGGTTTCATCTCTATGGAACCCAATAGCCTCTTCATCCCTCAGTACCTTGATTCCAATCTTCTCCTCTTTGTTCACCATG GGGAAGCAAGAGTTGGACACATCTACAGGGATGAATTAGCAGAAAGGAGTTTGAAGCCTGGAGATGTGTACACAATTCCTGCTGGATCAGCTTTCTATTTGGAGAATAGAGTTGAAAACCAGAGACTTCACATTATTTGCAGTATTGATGTTACCTCAGAATCCATGGGATGGCATGCTTTCCAG TCTTTCTTCATTGGTGGTGGAATTTATCCTACATCCATTATTGCTGGATTCGACCATTCCACATTATCAACTGCTCTTAAT GTCTCGGCAGCAGAACTAAGCACGTTCTTGACAAGGCAATCTTCCGGGCCAATCGTGCATTTATCTGGTTCTCATCACACACACATTTGGTCCAAATTCTTGGCCCAAGAACCCCACAAGAGACTAGCTCACTTGAAGAGGATTGCGAATTTTGAGGAAGAAACTATCCCAAAAGAAGAGGAATCAACATGGTCATTGAGGAaatttttatttactttgttaAACAGGGAAGACGTTGTCGAGAGAGTGAATCATAAAGCTCCATCAGCATATAATCTCTACAACAGGAAGGCCGATTTCAAGAACGAGTTTGGATGGAGCAAGAAGTTGGATGAGTCTAATTATTCTCCTCTAAAGATATCCGGCAATGGCGTTTATCTTGTCAATCTATCTCCG GGATCCATGATGGCGCCTCATGTTAATCCAACAGCAATAGAGTATGGAATAGTTTTGAAAGGGACTGGCAGAGTCCAAATTGTGTATCCAAATGGGACTTTAGCCATGAATGCTAGAGTACGAGAAGGGGACGTTTTTTGGGTGCCGAGGTACTTCCCCTTCTGCCAAATTGCTTCAACAAATGGCCCGTTTGAGTTCTTTGGTTTCACGACATCAGCAAGGAGAAACCATCAGCAGTTCTTGGTGGGTAAAAACTCATTGATGCAGAGCTTGAGAGGGCCAGAATTTGCAGCTGCATTTGGTATAAGTGAGAAGAGACTTAAGAGGATTGCCAATGCTCAAAGTGAACAAGTCATCTTGCCATCATCGTCACCGGCTTCTCCTCATCATTACAAGGCAACAGAACCAGAGAGGAAgaaaatggtcaagtttgaaaaGATGATAGGGAGCTTTGGCAATGACATGATCATGGGTTTTGATTAG
- the LOC142178987 gene encoding adenylate kinase isoenzyme 6 homolog, whose amino-acid sequence MAQNSSCRNRPNILITGAPGTGKTTTASALAEVTQLRHINVGDFANEKNLSNGWDDTFDCYYINEDLVCDKLENLMEEGGNIIDHHGCDFFPERCFERVVVLQTENSVLYDRFIKRGYSGQKLSDNAKCDIFQVLVEEVKESYPEDIVVILRSDSAEDITKNVETLTTWISNWSPVL is encoded by the exons ATGGCGCAAAATAGCAGCTGCAGGAATAGACCTAATATACTTATCACCGGAGCTCCGGGCACAGGGAAGACGACTACGGCGTCTGCCCTGGCGGAGGTGACACAACTCCGCCACATCAACGTCGGCGACTTTGCTAATGAGAAAAACCTGAGCAACGGCTGGGATGATACCTTCGATTGCTACTACATCAACGAAGACCTC GTATGTGATAAGCTTGAAAACTTGATGGAAGAAGGTGGAAACATCATTGATCATCATGGCTGTGACTTCTTTCCTGAACGTTGTTTTGAGCGTGTAGTGgtgcttcaaactgagaattctGTCTTATATGATCGGTTCATTAAGAG AGGTTACTCAGGTCAAAAGCTTTCTGATAATGCTAAATGTGATATCTTTCAAGTTTTGGTGGAGGAGGTAAAAGAGAGCTATCCAGAGGATATTGTGGTCATACTAAGAAGTGATTCTGCAGAGGATATTACCAAAAATGTGGAGACACTGACCACTTGGATTAGTAATTGGAGCCCTGTCTTATGA
- the LOC107773780 gene encoding retrovirus-related Pol polyprotein from transposon RE2, whose protein sequence is MNLLPPISKAYSLLQQDESQREAHFATPNFSGDATSFLVSPGTSTTNRNFSQKVNFEARKTAPNVSCKYCKKPGHTIDKCYRLHGFPADFKFTKSKKYASCVQTKSIPTTIVTSTSQHADISAHGFTKEQYQHLLTLLQQAQMSNTSTLDASNVDHSAFAHFAGLFIKYVVDSEGSHVCASSQLGVNPWILDTGATNHMTPHKHLLFNVQPLIKPFSITLPNGYKAKVISTGSLYLRHDIILLHVLLVPSFHFNLISVHQLICQLDCSALFTKIIYSLQGLSLKRPLEIGKAAGRLYYLHPDTDLFLVPLSSMIISSSSTLPNSVSIVSDKSNHVVTHVNGTHALQIDIWGSYNTRTYSGFRYFLTLVDDYTRATWTRLLSCKSNALSVLKAFTGMVKVHFKLSVQTFRSDNAFELGGSSQATKFFSSQGILHQTTILHIPQQNGVVERKYKHLLEVSRAFPFQSNLPLKYWGDCILTVTYLINKFPSIVLKNLSPYEKLHGFPPLYDHLKSFGYFVDSTASFPSPSPAPVVSSSQDSHVPSFPSPTPLSVSPSVISSPPPLRKSTRTVQQPSYLKDYACSSVLSSNSLPHSSKEVMLKEFQALEANQTLDIVPQPPHKKVIPCKWVYKIKQRIDGFIERCKARLVIRGDTQKVGIDFTKIFSLVVKLTIIKCLLILAAKWGWTIFQLDVNNAFLHGDLHE, encoded by the exons ATGAATCTCCTTCCACCAATCAGCAAAGCTTATAGCCTCTTGCAGCAAGATGAGAGTCAAAGAGAAGCTCATTTTGCTACTCCAAACTTCTCTGGTGATGCCACCTCTTTCTTGGTGTCTCCTGGTACCTCTACCACAAATAGGAATTTCAGTCAAAAGGTAAATTTTGAGGCCAGGAAAACTGCTCCAAATGTCTCTTGCAAGTACTGCAAGAAGCCTGGCCATACTATAGACAAGTGCTACAGACTTCATGGGTTCCCTGCTGATTTCAAATTCACCAAGAGTAAGAAGTATGCTTCTTGTGTCCAGACTAAAAGTATACCCACCACTATTGTCACTTCTACTTCTCAGCATGCTGATATCTCAGCCCATGGATTCACCAAGGAGCAGTATCAACACTTGTTGACCTTGCTCCAACAAGCTCAGATGTCTAATACTTCCACACTTGATGCCTCCAATGTGGATCATTCTGCTTTTGCACACTTTGCAGGTTTGTTCATTAAGTATGTTGTAGATTCTGAGGGTTCTCATGTGTGTGCATCCTCTCAGTTAGGTGTCAATCCTTGGATCTTAGACACGGGTGCTACTAATCACATGACTCCACACAAACATCTTCTTTTTAATGTTCAACCATTAATCAAGCCTTTTTCTATCACTTTACCTAATGGATATAAAGCTAAAGTTATATCAACTGGATCCCTGTATCTTAGACATGATATAATTTTACTTCATGTTCTTCTTGTGCCATCTTTTCACTTCAATTTAATATCAGTTCACCAGCTTATCTGTCAGCTAGATTGTTCAGCACTTTTTACCAAAATAATTTATTCTTTACAGGGTCTTTCTCTAAAGAGGCCACTGGAAATTGGTAAAGCTGCAGGCAGGTTGTACTATCTCCATCCAGATACAGACCTCTTCCTTGTTCCACTTAGTTCTATGATTATTTCTTCTTCTAGTACTTTACCAAATTCTGTTTCAATTGTATCTGATAAGTCCAACCATGTTGTTACACATGTTAATGGTACTCATGCTT TACAAATTGACATTTGGGGTTCATATAATACTAGAACTTATAGTGGCTTTAGATATTTTCTAACTTTAGTTGATGATTATACTAGAGCCACATGGACTCGCCTTCTTTCTTGCAAGAGCAATGCTCTTTCTGTCCTTAAAGCTTTTACTGGCATGGTCAAAGTTCACTTTAAATTATCTGTTCAAACTTTTAGGTCAGACAATGCTTTTGAACTTGGTGGAAGTTCTCAAGCCACCAAGTTCTTCTCAAGCCAAGGCATTCTCCATCAGACCACTATCCTACACAtccctcaacaaaatggggtggtTGAAAGGAAATACAAACACTTATTAGAAGTATCCAGGGCTTTTCCTTTTCAATCTAACCTTCCCCTTAAATATTGGGGTGATTGTATTCTAACTGTCACTTATCTAATAAATAAATTTCCTTCTATTGTTTTGAAGAATCTTTCCCCTTATGAGAAACTTCATGGCTTCCCTCCACTTTATGATCACCTGAAATCTTTTGGAT ATTTTGTAGATTCTACAGCctcatttccttcaccttctccCGCTCCTGTAGTTTCTTCATCCCAAGACTCTCATGTTCCCTCATTTCCTTCTCCTACCCCTCTATCTGTTTCTCCTTCTGTCATCTCTTCTCCTCCACCTTTAAGGAAATCCACCAGAACAGTCCAACAACCTTCCTATCTCAAGGACTATGCATGTTCTTCTGTCCTTTCCTCTAATTCTCTTCCTCACTCTTCTAAG GAGGTCATGCTAAAGGAATTTCAAGCCCTTGAGGCAAACCAGACTTTGGATATTGTCCCTCAACCTCCTCATAAGAAAGTTATTCCTTGTAAGTGGGTTTACAAAATCAAACAAAGGATTGATGGTTTTATTGAGAGGTGTAAGGCCAGACTAGTCATTAGGGGCGACACTCAAAAAGTGGGCATTGATTTCACTAAAATATTTTCCCTTGTTGTCAAGTTAACCATCATCAAGTGCTTACTCATTTTAGCTGCTAAGTGGGGCTGGACTATTTTTCAGCTTGATGTGAACAATGCTTTCCTTCATGGGGATCTCCATGAATAG
- the LOC107785629 gene encoding tetraspanin-3-like: MRTSNHLIGLVNFFTFLASIPILGGGIWLSSRANNTDCLKFLQWPLIIIGVSIMVVSLAGFAGACYRNTFLMYLYLWAMFFIIAALVGFIIFAYAVTDKGSGRPVMNRGYLEYYLQDYSGWLEERVTSQSYWMKISSCIRDSHVCGKMRRTYNNGIPEPAEMFYRRKLSPLESGCCKPPTECGYTYMNETVWSPGGGLVGGDPDCVRWNNDQQQLCYSCNSCKAGVLASLKKSWRKVSVINIVILIILVIMYMVAIAAFRHNKQIDNDEPYGETRMEKSQPSRIHF; the protein is encoded by the exons ATGAGAACAAGCAACCACTTGATAGGTCTAGTGAACTTCTTCACATTTCTTGCATCAATCCCAATCTTGGGTGGTGGAATATGGCTAAGTAGCAGAGCAAACAACACAGACTGCTTAAAATTCCTTCAATGGCCGTTAATAATTATTGGGGTTTCAATTATGGTAGTTTCTTTAGCTGGTTTTGCTGGTGCTTGCTATAGGAACACTTTCCTCATGTACCTTTATCTATGGGCTATGTTCTTCATCATAGCTGCTTTGGTTGGTTTTATAATCTTTGCTTATGCTGTCACTGATAAAGGGTCGGGTCGACCCGTTATGAACCGGGGCTACTTGGAGTATTACTTGCAAGATTACTCTGGGTGGCTAGAGGAAAGAGTCACAAGTCAGAGCTATTGGATGAAAATCAGTTCTTGTATTAGGGATTCTCATGTTTGTGGTAAGATGAGGAGAACATATAATAACGGAATTCCAGAGCCTGCTGAAATGTTTTACCGTAGAAAGCTTAGTCCTCTTGAG TCTGGTTGCTGCAAGCCCCCTACAGAATGCGGCTATACTTACATGAATGAGACAGTGTGGAGTCCCGGAGGAGGGCTGGTAGGAGGTGATCCAGATTGTGTTAGATGGAACAATGATCAACAGCAGCTCTGCTATAGCTGCAATTCTTGTAAAGCTGGTGTTCTGGCAAGTCTGAAAAAGAGTTGGAGGAAAGTATCTGTCATCAACATTGTCATATTGATCATTCTAGTCATCATGTATATGGTTGCCATAGCAGCCTTTAGGCACAACAAACAGATCGATAACGACGAGCCTTACGGAGAAACTAGGATGGAGAAATCTCAACCTAGCAGGATACACTTCTAA
- the LOC107785630 gene encoding tRNA-splicing endonuclease subunit Sen2-1-like, which translates to MGPRWKGKGAEVKALADPISEIVGQLQSSLIRSNSRGLLSGTNVLLKADTEQTELLNRACFGRPRVTAEKNEQWFQLCMEEAFYLQYSLKCIKVVDHNDTELNSDELWKHITSRKENFPILYKAFSHLRSKNWVVRSGSQYGVDFVAYRHHPALVHSEYAVLALSSQHGSANGRLRVWSDFHCTLRLCGSVAKTLLILDIEQQQSCATSPSCLDNYVVEERTITRWSPEQGREPKVRSDPSKK; encoded by the coding sequence ATGGGGCCGAGGTGGAAAGGAAAAGGGGCAGAAGTTAAAGCTCTTGCAGATCCCATTTCAGAAATAGTCGGCCAGCTTCAATCTTCTCTGATCCGCTCAAACTCTCGAGGACTGCTTTCTGGAACGAATGTGCTTCTTAAAGCAGACACAGAACAAACTGAGCTCCTCAATCGTGCATGTTTTGGTAGGCCTAGGGTAACGGCAGAAAAGAATGAGCAATGGTTTCAGCTCTGCATGGAAGAAGCTTTTTACCTTCAGTATTCTCTAAAATGCATTAAGGTTGTTGACCACAATGACACTGAACTGAACAGCGATGAGTTATGGAAGCATATAACTTCCAGGAAGGAAAATTTTCCTATCTTATACAAAGCTTTTTCTCACCTTAGAAGTAAGAACTGGGTGGTTAGATCGGGCTCTCAGTACGGGGTAGACTTTGTTGCCTATCGTCATCATCCTGCTCTAGTACATTCTGAATATGCTGTGCTTGCATTATCTTCACAACATGGTAGTGCAAATGGTCGCTTGAGGGTTTGGTCTGACTTCCATTGCACTCTTCGACTTTGTGGTAGTGTGGCGAAAACATTATTAATTCTTGATATTGAGCAACAGCAAAGTTGTGCAACTTCTCCATCGTGCTTAGATAATTATGTTGTTGAAGAGAGAACAATCACAAGATGGAGCCCGGAGCAAGGCCGCGAACCAAAAGTTAGATCCGACCCAAGTAAAAAGTAG